In Kordiimonas pumila, a single genomic region encodes these proteins:
- a CDS encoding TonB-dependent receptor, translating into MAGTALMSVSPVIAQSESNEPFRLEEIVVTAQKREQNVQDVGIAVAAFGGEELRSLRVSSADGIADSVSGVQIYNYRGKSQPSFVVRGVGTQDFAPNTAPTAAVYIDEVYLGSNIVTGFQIFDVERVEVLKGPQGTLFGRNTTGGAVSYTTKRPSDEFEGYAEIGYGNYQTIDGALAIGGPVTDGVRMRLAGKFSNQDKGIYTNTFTDAQNPFGPAPNFQNVKSNVGEDFNWAGRLLTEIDLGDNATLLLNIHGGERSADTLPVTPIGFTQLAGVSGTCEATATGGDFSDPRFCGDAFGYSDTDGDEFTVSNDYVGENDEKNFGASARFDFDLGDVAFTSITAYESASKQQSADADGSAFFVFSNAYDINFDQFSQEIRLNATMGNLFWIAGLYYSHDEIDQVFCGDLNLLIGLGAQCRNEFSQVTDNGAAYGQAEYFVSDKLRFTLGLRYTYEQRDFNSINTLTDEFGNETIANFGLNPEDEAIIDDKVSGSNLSGRIGIDYFATEDILLYASYSKGFKSGGYDGDFSFTRQQLDPYGEETLKSYEFGWKTTLADGQVRFNGAAFYYDYSAPQVRVQRVSNAGLPFNQLINLNSAEVYGVEADLNWAPTESLYFAASATLLDTKLKEDSTDPALALFDGNELPLAANESFTLLARYEQPITDNYTATIQVDGKYNGAYELNAENLGWLAQDSYVLVNARLSLLNVEGGWELSVWGKNLTNQTFSVGSYSLFGAFPVFYNTPRTYGVSLRYDW; encoded by the coding sequence ATGGCGGGGACGGCACTGATGTCTGTGTCACCAGTTATAGCGCAGTCTGAGAGTAATGAGCCGTTTCGTCTTGAGGAAATTGTTGTTACCGCTCAAAAGCGTGAACAGAATGTTCAGGATGTTGGTATTGCTGTAGCAGCCTTTGGCGGTGAAGAGCTTAGGTCACTGCGTGTGTCATCAGCTGATGGTATTGCGGATTCAGTATCCGGCGTTCAAATTTATAACTACCGCGGTAAAAGCCAGCCATCTTTTGTGGTGCGCGGCGTTGGTACGCAGGATTTTGCACCAAACACAGCGCCAACGGCAGCAGTTTACATTGACGAAGTTTACCTTGGTTCCAACATTGTAACAGGTTTTCAGATTTTCGATGTGGAACGTGTCGAAGTGTTGAAAGGTCCACAAGGTACTCTGTTTGGCCGTAACACGACGGGCGGTGCGGTTAGCTATACAACCAAGCGCCCATCTGACGAGTTTGAAGGCTATGCCGAAATTGGCTATGGCAATTACCAGACAATTGACGGCGCTTTAGCAATTGGTGGCCCTGTTACTGACGGTGTTAGAATGCGTCTTGCTGGTAAGTTTTCCAATCAGGACAAGGGTATTTACACAAATACCTTCACAGATGCCCAGAACCCATTTGGGCCTGCTCCTAACTTCCAAAATGTAAAAAGCAACGTCGGTGAAGATTTTAACTGGGCTGGTCGTTTGCTAACAGAAATTGACCTCGGTGATAATGCGACACTCTTGTTGAACATTCACGGCGGTGAAAGAAGTGCGGATACACTGCCGGTAACGCCGATTGGGTTTACGCAGCTTGCAGGTGTGAGCGGCACGTGTGAAGCAACAGCAACTGGCGGTGATTTCTCAGACCCACGTTTTTGTGGTGATGCGTTTGGGTATTCTGACACAGACGGTGACGAATTTACTGTCAGCAACGACTATGTTGGTGAAAATGACGAGAAAAACTTTGGTGCTTCTGCCCGGTTTGATTTTGATCTTGGCGACGTAGCCTTTACATCGATCACAGCTTATGAAAGCGCCAGCAAGCAACAGTCTGCGGATGCTGATGGTTCGGCGTTCTTTGTGTTCAGTAATGCGTATGACATTAATTTTGATCAGTTCAGTCAGGAAATTCGCCTGAATGCAACGATGGGTAACCTGTTCTGGATCGCCGGCCTTTATTATAGCCATGATGAAATTGATCAGGTTTTCTGTGGTGACCTGAACTTGCTTATTGGTCTTGGCGCGCAGTGCCGGAATGAGTTTTCTCAGGTAACAGACAACGGCGCCGCTTACGGCCAAGCAGAATACTTTGTTAGCGATAAACTACGCTTTACACTTGGTCTTCGCTATACATACGAGCAACGTGATTTCAATAGCATTAACACGCTTACTGATGAGTTCGGTAATGAGACAATTGCTAACTTTGGGCTTAATCCAGAGGATGAAGCAATTATCGATGATAAGGTGAGTGGCTCAAACCTTTCTGGTCGCATTGGTATCGATTATTTTGCAACCGAAGATATCCTGCTTTATGCCAGCTACTCTAAAGGTTTCAAAAGCGGTGGTTATGACGGTGACTTCTCTTTCACACGTCAGCAGCTTGACCCATACGGTGAAGAAACATTGAAATCATACGAGTTTGGCTGGAAAACGACACTCGCTGATGGTCAGGTGCGCTTTAATGGTGCAGCATTCTATTATGATTATTCAGCACCGCAAGTACGGGTGCAGCGTGTTAGTAATGCTGGCCTGCCATTTAACCAGCTTATTAACCTGAATTCTGCTGAAGTATATGGTGTTGAAGCTGATCTGAACTGGGCGCCAACAGAAAGCTTGTATTTTGCGGCTTCTGCAACGCTTCTTGACACCAAGCTGAAAGAGGATAGCACAGATCCGGCACTTGCTTTGTTTGACGGTAACGAACTGCCGCTTGCAGCGAACGAGTCCTTCACCCTACTTGCGCGCTATGAACAGCCTATCACGGATAATTATACAGCCACAATTCAAGTGGACGGTAAATATAACGGCGCTTACGAACTGAACGCTGAAAACCTAGGTTGGCTTGCGCAGGACTCGTATGTGCTGGTGAATGCC